The following proteins are co-located in the Pyxicephalus adspersus chromosome Z, UCB_Pads_2.0, whole genome shotgun sequence genome:
- the QPCTL gene encoding glutaminyl-peptide cyclotransferase-like protein isoform X2: protein MTSQAAVSVCARIFWFPHVQLLIVSVPEKIKHRSLPSNHIRQLISEVDIDRLWSSFIRPMLIERSPGSPGNRLVRELISSHLRSLSAGWSVELDEFDAVTPRGALSFGSIVATLDPSAQHRVVFACHLDSKWFPSDRSGRVFVGATDSAVPCALILEAVTALNSRLQEHKKKGSPVTLQLFFLDGEEAFGQWSETDSLYGARHLAGRLGKEPIKGGGKTQLDAIDLFVLLDLLGAPDPLILNHFQETRSHFLRLHSLERRLHHLNLLQSHPLENSYFHPDLYYGAVEDDHIPFLRKGVPVLHIISTPFPEVWHTYDDTEEKLHPPTVTNLCRIFAAFLSETLSL from the exons atgacgtcacagGCAGCTGTTTCTGTCTGCGCGCGCATCTTTTGGTTCCCACATGTTCAGTTGTTAATTGtctctgttccagagaag ATAAAGCATAGATCTCTTCCATCCAATCACATCCGTCAGCTGATCTCAGAGGTTGATATTGACCGATTGTGGTCGTCCTTCATCCGTCCAATGTTGATTGAAAGAAGTCCAGGGAGTCCTGGGAACCGTCTGGTGAGAGAG CTCATTTCCAGCCACTTGCGCTCTTTGTCGGCTGGGTGGTCGGTGGAACTTGATGAGTTTGATGCGGTGACCCCACGGGGGGCGCTGTCTTTTGGGAGCATTGTAGCAACATTGGACCCCTCCGCTCAGCACCGCGTGGTCTTCGCTTGTCATCTAGACTCTAAGTGGTTCCCCTCAGATCGCAGTGGGCGTGTCTTTGTTGGAGCCACGGATTCAGCGGTGCCCTGCGCACTGATCCTGGAGGCTGTTACGGCACTGAATAGCCGCCTTCAGGAGCACAAGAAAAAG GGTTCTCCGGTCACCCTGCAGCTTTTTTTCCTGGATGGTGAGGAGGCGTTTGGGCAATGGTCAGAGACAGACTCTCTGTATGGGGCGCGGCATTTGGCGGGGCGCCTTGGGAAAGAGCCAATCAAAGGAGGAGGCAAGACCCAGCTGGACGCCATT GATCTTTTTGTTCTTCTCGATTTGCTGGGAGCCCCAGATCCTCTGATTCTGAACCACTTCCAGGAGACCCGCAGCCACTTCCTGAGGCTTCATTCTTTGG AGAGACGTTTACATCACCTGAATCTTCTGCAGTCTCACCCTTTGGAGAATTCCTATTTTCATCCGGATCTGTATTACGGAGCGGTGGAAGATGACCACATTCCATTCCTTCGGAAAG GTGTTCCTGTCCTTCACATCATCTCCACACCATTCCCGGAAGTCTGGCACACTTACGATGATACAGAGGAAAAGCTTCATCCACCAACAGTTACCAACCTGTGCCGGATTTTTGCTGCTTTCCTCAGTGAGACACTTTCTCTCTGA
- the SNRPD2 gene encoding small nuclear ribonucleoprotein Sm D2, producing MSLLNKPKSEMTPEELQKREEEEFNTGPLSVLTQSVKNNTQVLINCRNNKKLLGRVKAFDRHCNMVLENVKEMWTEVPKSGKGKKKSKPVNKDRYISKMFLRGDSVIVVLRNPLLAGK from the exons at GAGTCTTCTGAATAAACCCAAGAGTGAGATGACCCCAGAGGAACTTCAGAAACGTGAGGAGGAGGAGTTTAACACGGGGCCCCTCTCTGTGCTTACACAGTCTGTCAAGAACAACACACAGGTCCTCATTAACTGCCGCAACAATAAGAAGCTGCTGGGTCGGGTGAAGGCCTTTGATAG ACACTGCAATATGGTTCTGGAAAACGTGAAGGAAATGTGGACTGAGGTTCCTAAAAGTGGAAAAGGGAAGAAGAAATCCAAACCAGTAAACAAGGACCGCTATATCTCCAAGATGTTCCTGCGAGGTGACAGTGTCATTGTTGTCCTGCGGAATCCATTGCTGGCTGGGAAATGA
- the PGLYRP1 gene encoding peptidoglycan recognition protein 1, which yields MLRILAVLAAFCAVTYGCPTILTKSQWGGRAPTCRTAMATPVTYVVIHHTEGTSCTSQSACITQAKNVQNYHMNSNGWCDVGYNFLVGEDGLVYEGRGWTSVGAHAPNYNSNSIGISVFGSFISRNPNTAAQNAVKSLISCGVSRGYIKSAYILKGHRNVTATDCPGNTFYSTITSWPRFQY from the exons ATGCTGCGTATCCTTGCCGTTCTTGCTGCCTTCTGCGCAGTCACTTATG GTTGCCCCACCATCCTTACCAAGTCCCAGTGGGGAGGGCGCGCCCCCACCTGCCGTACCGCCATGGCCACTCCAGTAACATACGTTGTCATCCACCATACTGAGGGAACCTCCTGCACCTCCCAGTCTGCTTGCATTACCCAAGCCAAGAATGTACAGAACTACCACATGAACTCCAACGGCTGGTGTGACGTCGGTTACAA CTTCCTGGTTGGAGAGGATGGCCTTGTATATGAGGGCCGTGGCTGGACATCCGTTGGGGCTCATGCTCCAAATTACAACTCCAACTCCATCGGCATCAGCGTCTTTGGATCCTTCATCA GCCGTAACCCCAACACTGCTGCCCAGAATGCCGTCAAGAGTCTCATCAGCTGTGGTGTTAGCAGGGGTTACATCAAGTCTGCTTACATTCTGAAAGGACATCGCAATGTTACAGCCACTGACTGTCCTGGGAACACCTTCTACAGTACCATCACCTCCTGGCCACGCTTCCAATATTAA
- the QPCTL gene encoding glutaminyl-peptide cyclotransferase-like protein isoform X1, producing the protein MSPHRAARNTRTTSSGPNSRVPGLLVLVAGVLVGAVILFWENPKEGGAIEIPRTKEIKHRSLPSNHIRQLISEVDIDRLWSSFIRPMLIERSPGSPGNRLVRELISSHLRSLSAGWSVELDEFDAVTPRGALSFGSIVATLDPSAQHRVVFACHLDSKWFPSDRSGRVFVGATDSAVPCALILEAVTALNSRLQEHKKKGSPVTLQLFFLDGEEAFGQWSETDSLYGARHLAGRLGKEPIKGGGKTQLDAIDLFVLLDLLGAPDPLILNHFQETRSHFLRLHSLERRLHHLNLLQSHPLENSYFHPDLYYGAVEDDHIPFLRKGVPVLHIISTPFPEVWHTYDDTEEKLHPPTVTNLCRIFAAFLSETLSL; encoded by the exons ATGTCGCCGCACCGAGCTGCTCGCAATACCCGGACAACCAGCAGTGGTCCGAACTCCCGAGTACCAGGGCTGCTGGTGTTGGTTGCAGGGGTGCTAGTAGGTGCTGTTATATTGTTCTGGGAGAACCCGAAAGAAGGCGGGGCGATAGAGATCCCGAGAACAAAAGAG ATAAAGCATAGATCTCTTCCATCCAATCACATCCGTCAGCTGATCTCAGAGGTTGATATTGACCGATTGTGGTCGTCCTTCATCCGTCCAATGTTGATTGAAAGAAGTCCAGGGAGTCCTGGGAACCGTCTGGTGAGAGAG CTCATTTCCAGCCACTTGCGCTCTTTGTCGGCTGGGTGGTCGGTGGAACTTGATGAGTTTGATGCGGTGACCCCACGGGGGGCGCTGTCTTTTGGGAGCATTGTAGCAACATTGGACCCCTCCGCTCAGCACCGCGTGGTCTTCGCTTGTCATCTAGACTCTAAGTGGTTCCCCTCAGATCGCAGTGGGCGTGTCTTTGTTGGAGCCACGGATTCAGCGGTGCCCTGCGCACTGATCCTGGAGGCTGTTACGGCACTGAATAGCCGCCTTCAGGAGCACAAGAAAAAG GGTTCTCCGGTCACCCTGCAGCTTTTTTTCCTGGATGGTGAGGAGGCGTTTGGGCAATGGTCAGAGACAGACTCTCTGTATGGGGCGCGGCATTTGGCGGGGCGCCTTGGGAAAGAGCCAATCAAAGGAGGAGGCAAGACCCAGCTGGACGCCATT GATCTTTTTGTTCTTCTCGATTTGCTGGGAGCCCCAGATCCTCTGATTCTGAACCACTTCCAGGAGACCCGCAGCCACTTCCTGAGGCTTCATTCTTTGG AGAGACGTTTACATCACCTGAATCTTCTGCAGTCTCACCCTTTGGAGAATTCCTATTTTCATCCGGATCTGTATTACGGAGCGGTGGAAGATGACCACATTCCATTCCTTCGGAAAG GTGTTCCTGTCCTTCACATCATCTCCACACCATTCCCGGAAGTCTGGCACACTTACGATGATACAGAGGAAAAGCTTCATCCACCAACAGTTACCAACCTGTGCCGGATTTTTGCTGCTTTCCTCAGTGAGACACTTTCTCTCTGA